From a single Serratia surfactantfaciens genomic region:
- a CDS encoding citrate synthase, whose translation MTDKKATLTINDSEAPIELGVLTPTLGPDVLDVRALGSKGYFTFDPGFTSTASCESKITFIDGDKGVLLHRGFPIEQLAKESSYLEVCYILLYGETPTPEEFETFKTTVTRHTMIHDQITHLFRGFRRDSHPMAVLCGVTGALAAFYHDALDVNNERHREITAFRLLSKMPTVAAMCYKYSLGQPFVYPRNDLSYAGNFLHMMFATPCEEYVVNPVLERAMDRILILHADHEQNASTSTVRTAGSSGANPFACIAAGIASLWGPAHGGANEAALKMLEEIKTVEHIPEFIKRAKDKNDSFRLMGFGHRVYKNYDPRATVMRETCHEVLKELNKKDDNLLQVAMELEHIALNDPYFIEKKLYPNVDFYSGIILKAMGIPSSMFTVIFAIARTIGWIAHWNEMHDEGIKIARPRQLYTGYAERDFKSQLKNK comes from the coding sequence CGCTCTGGGTTCCAAAGGTTATTTCACATTTGATCCCGGCTTTACCTCCACCGCTTCTTGCGAATCCAAGATTACCTTCATCGACGGCGACAAAGGCGTGCTGCTGCACCGCGGCTTCCCTATCGAGCAGCTGGCGAAAGAATCTTCCTACCTGGAAGTGTGCTACATCCTGCTGTACGGCGAGACTCCAACGCCGGAAGAATTCGAAACCTTCAAGACCACCGTGACCCGCCACACCATGATCCACGACCAGATCACCCATCTGTTCCGTGGCTTCCGTCGCGACTCGCACCCGATGGCGGTGCTGTGCGGCGTGACCGGTGCGCTGGCGGCGTTCTACCACGATGCGCTGGACGTCAACAACGAGCGTCACCGTGAAATCACCGCGTTCCGTCTGCTGTCCAAAATGCCGACCGTGGCGGCGATGTGCTACAAATACTCCCTGGGCCAGCCGTTCGTTTACCCGCGCAACGATCTGTCCTATGCCGGCAACTTCCTGCACATGATGTTCGCCACCCCGTGCGAAGAGTACGTGGTGAACCCGGTGCTGGAGCGCGCCATGGATCGCATCCTGATCCTGCACGCCGACCATGAACAGAACGCCTCCACCTCGACCGTGCGTACCGCCGGCTCTTCCGGCGCCAACCCGTTCGCCTGCATCGCGGCCGGCATCGCCTCCCTGTGGGGACCGGCGCACGGCGGCGCCAACGAAGCGGCGCTGAAAATGCTGGAAGAGATCAAGACCGTCGAGCACATTCCAGAGTTTATCAAGCGCGCCAAGGACAAGAACGACTCCTTCCGCCTGATGGGCTTCGGCCACCGCGTGTACAAGAATTACGATCCGCGCGCCACCGTGATGCGCGAAACCTGTCACGAAGTGCTGAAAGAGCTGAACAAGAAGGACGACAACCTGCTGCAGGTAGCGATGGAGCTGGAACACATCGCGCTGAACGACCCGTACTTCATCGAGAAGAAACTGTACCCGAACGTCGACTTCTACTCCGGCATCATCCTGAAGGCGATGGGCATTCCTTCTTCCATGTTCACCGTGATCTTCGCCATCGCGCGCACCATCGGCTGGATCGCCCACTGGAACGAAATGCACGACGAAGGCATCAAAATTGCCCGTCCGCGTCAGCTGTACACCGGCTATGCCGAGCGTGATTTCAAATCCCAGCTGAAAAACAAGTAA